aatgattttagaatatttacgtttagcattagccagcatttttaaatttgctttgacgtcaggtgctctggcccccggcaaacatgtgactatggtggctggtgtctctattttcacgttccgtgtaatagaatcgccaataactaggacactttcaacaggattctcagtgggtgcgtcactgagtggggagaacctgtttgatgttctaatcggaacggaagagtggtgtttgttcttgccactatgccgcctcacagtcacccagttagcctgctgcgtggcttctacaaccggaaccgaatgtgcagtgtttactaggctagtcgcatccaaagcagtatctaaggccctttcattctcactatcctcaattaaagtttggatgcgtgtctctaattctgagattctctctgtcagcctgacaatatccctgcatttatcacatgtgtaagtctcactgctgacagaaagagctaagctatacatgttgcatttaatacacatgataattGTCGGACATGGCTGACCGTGTTTTTGTAGAGTAGTCTGACTCCCCACGCCGTCCGAAAAACTGCATCGCACACGGGACTCGCAagctggatgtctcggtcgcttgccggtgcctggggcaagggtgatgtgcCTGACGCTGTACCTCACGGTGGATCTatgaatgccgggcagcaaagtctccacagcttcccgatctggcgaggacagatcGGAATATCGGATACATCGGATAAATCCGCCATTAGATCTACAAGGAAGGttagtttagaggaaaaaatagacggtagctagcaggctagcgggctatggctgacactaggtgattacgctggtagattactagtaataaatcgttccgtttagtaatactatgcaataggttaagtaatctagtgaaaaacaagaaatttatattatgtgaataggaataaagagaaggatttaggataaactccacgaagctccGAGCGTAGGTCAGGCAGCAGGCAGCAGTTCACTcaaggcagcgaggcagagaggcagacaggagcaatcgagCGTGTCAATTGCTCAATTGTCCCAAAACGTGTCATACCTGTCAGACCGTTGGGAAGCTGAATCAGGTGATTCCACCTGCTCCTCTGTCTCCCATTCCAGCCATTGGGGAGCCCTTCGAGCATGTAATCATAGACTGTGTTGGGCCTCTACCTAAAACTAAATCTGGCAACCAGTTTCTGTTAACCATAATGTGCGTGGCCATTAGATTTCCGGAGGCAATTCCGTTAAGGAAAATCACAGCGCCCGTTATCATCAAAGCGTTGGTGAAATTTTTCTCTAATTTCAGGCTCCCTAAAATAGTGCAGACTGATCAGGGCACAAATTTTTTATCAAGGCTTTTTAACCAAGTTTTGGAGACTTTGGCGATTTCTCACCGTGTGTCAAGTGCCTACCAGCCACAAAGTCAGGGGGCACTTGAACGCTTTCACCAAACACTTAAGTCTATGCTTAGGAAATATTGTATGGACACTGCTCGAGATTGGGACGAGGGAGTACCTTTGGTTTTGTTCGCAGCTAGAGAGACGGTACAAGAGTCTCTTGGTTTTAGTCCGGCCGAACTCGTCTTTGGACATCAGGTAAGGGGACCTTTAAAAGTTCTTAAGGAAAAGATTTTAATGACTGATTCGAGTCCGAACACTAATGTACTGGATTATGTTAGTACTTTTCGAGATCGTTTACATACTGCTTGGTCGCTAGCTAAAGAATCTCTAGCTAAtgttcaaaaaaacatgaagcacAAGTTCGATCGGAAAGCAATTGCGCGATCTTTTGTGCCTGGTGAAGAAGTGCTCGTTCTTTTACCTGTTCCTGGATCAGCTCTGTCAGCTCGTTTCTTTGGTCCGTATGTTGTGAAAAGGAAAATGAGTGAAACTGATTATATGCTTTCCACACCTGATAGGAAACGCCAAACCCGAGTGTGTCACATAAACATGTAAAAAGCTTACCATGCCAGGGAGAAATCCAAGGTTAAAGCTCCGGAACAGACTGCAGGGCCTGCTGTCTCTTCTGTCGCGATAGCTGTAGAGCTGACGCCCACTCCTGGTGTCTCGGGTGCTGATGAGGATGGTGTTGTACTCCGCAATGCTCCTCATCAGTGTGCAAGGTTGGCAAACTTGGAGATATTACAAGATCTTTCATCATGTCTTATTCATTTAACCTTCGACCAGCAATCCGATATTGGTAACTTGATCTCTGAGTTTAAATGTCTGTTTAGTGATGTACCAAGGCAAACAAATGTTTTGCAGCATGGCATTGTTGTGGATGGTGCTCACCCTATTAAGCAGCAAGCTTATCGCATCAATACAGTTAAGAGGTCCATTATGCGTCAGGAGGTCAGTTATTTGTTGGAGAATGGTTTAGCCAAACCCAGCTGCAGTCCTTGGAGTTCTCCATGTTTGCTCGTGCCGAAATCTGATGGCACCTTTAGATTCTGCACCGATTACCGCAAGGTAAATGCTGTGACTGTGCCAGACAGTTACCCATTACCGCACATGGAGGACTGTATAGATAACATCGGTTCTGCTCGTTTCGTTAGTAAACTGGACATGCTGAAAGGATACTGGCAAGTTCCACTTACACAACAAGCGTCAGACATCTCAGCATTCGTGACCCCAGATAACTTCCTTCAGTACACCGCAATGGCTTTCGGGCTCAGAAACGCGCCAGCAACGTTTCAGCGTCTGGTAAATATTGTCTTAGCTGATGTACCGAATTGCAACGCATATCTTGATTATCTGGTTATCTATTCAGTGGATTGGAAAGAACATGTGTGCTCGTTGAGAACTGTGTTTGAGCATCTTGACAAAGCTAACTTAACACTTAAATTGGCAAAATGCGAGGTTGGCCGAGCGACTGTCACTTATCTTGGCAAAGAGGTTGGACAAGGTCAAGTACGTCCGGTAGAGGCTAAAGTTGCAGCAATTGCGGAATTTCCAGTTCCTACCACCCGAAGAGAGTTACGAAGGTTTTTGGGTATGGGTGGGTATTACCGCAGTTTCTGTAAAAATTTCTCGACAGTTGTTAATCCCCTCACTGCATTAATCAGCCCGACTAAGCCTTTCAAATGGTCATTGGAGTGTCAGCATGCTTTTGACTGTGTAAAAACGCTTTTATGTAATGCACCTGTTCTTATTGCACCTGACTGTACACAGGATTTTAAACTTGAGGTGGACGCAAGCGCAGTCGGTGCTGGAGCTGTTCTTCAGCAGGAGGATAAAAACGGTGTAGATCATCCTGTCAGTTACTACTCTTGTAAGTTTAATAAGCATCAGCTTAACTATTCAATTATTGAAAAGGAAGCACTTGCCTTGCTGGTCGCCTTACAGCACTTTGAAGTTTACCTCGGCTCTAGTAATCTTCCCGTCACAGTGTTTACGGATCATAATCCTCTTGTGTTCTTATCTGGGATGTATAATCAAAATCAGAGGTTGATGTGTTGGGCTCTGGCAGTCCAGAATTACAACTTGGTTATTAAACACAAAAAAGGTGTTGAAAATGTTCTTGCTGATGCTCTTTCGAGAGCTTGAGtgtatatttcttttttactttGGGAACAAACTGGTTTGTTCTTAAGGGTGGGAGTGTTACGTCCTGGTAGTTTTGTGcctctgtgtgttttttttcctcccctCCTCCTTTTCCTTAGACACGCCTACACGGGACGGTTATTGGTTCGGGAGGCTGCTAATCTTCATCAGCGTGCATGACGGTATGCTACCCGCTGCCAATCCTGTACGGGCGCCAGGGTTTAAAAGAGCGGCTTGACGGACGCAAAGATAGTTTTTGCTTTCCTGTTTTTGTGCTTGTTTAAATCTGCCCTTTTTGTTACGTTTCTTTGGTGCAATGACTCTCTTATGTTGTACAGCTTGGAGTTGTAaatttctgttttcttttatttgttttcttatttGTTATTTCGACTGTTATTCTCTTCACCCTATGGGAAATGGACAGGTAGTATGTCACGTGACGTACATGTTGCAACACTCAGTGATTTCAATGTATAGACACATCAGTTAGAAGTGAGCGCCACTTATGTATGTTCTGTTTGGGTAGAAAGAGTAGGTAAGTTATGGCGTTTGACACGCTGAAGACTTGCtttctcatttttcttttcataagTTAGGTTAGTTTTGAACTTGAGTTAGCTTgggttttgtttatgttttttttcttttctttggtgCCTCccagtttattatttttgtttcttttctttttgtttatgtaaatattgtctttgttgttgttttgttactTTGTTAGTTCttcattattgtattattatccTTATTATCTCACGCCTCTTCCCTCTTTCTTTGATTGTAAAATAAATTCCGTTTGTTGGCAGTTCTCGTAGCGTTTTGTCTTTTGCTACCACCACCCGCACACGCAATGGTCACAATCTCAATGTTACCCCTTCTAACTCTAGACCAAAATTAGGACGTTGTAACAGTCAGATGAACAATTAAGAATAAAATCACTGGGTATCTGAAGTTAGTGCAGGTTCTCTAGTAAAGAGCAGATGTAATGTGTAGCAGCAGCTCCACCATAACCTGTTAGCCAGCACCCCCGCTTTTGGAAAATCCCaaaaaatgacatacccaaactaaaacagatacagttcatgaaccctttgcactaaaagcataagtaaggtctcatttgaaagcagacactttgcagtttatggtaaactcataattaattattgtcacaatgaggaaaatagttaaaaatagctttgaaattttgaaaagttattagaaatttatttttatgaaatatatttatgaaaataaaagtgaagttggcattgtggcaatctagaaatgcactgcagctaaagccacttgtctgaccatgttatatttcaaatctgaagatgataggtttaaaactctgagttttattgcatgtttttcaagaccatgtcatgagactttatttagaaaggactctaaaatgttaactgatgtttattgtcatctatTCAAGGTATTGTCtatattgtgtttgtggtgctaacagccccattcagtttcagtctccctGAACACATTTACACCTCTCCAGCCAGTTTATGGctcttattcttttcttttgtctctattataattactgatgttctattcaagatgatttaatccctcatttcattcaccaaacttctcacttcaccttctttcaaactgtatctaatgcccttcttggaaaaaaagagagaaaaaaagtgagctttacgattaaaaaatatttatttacattatagctCAAAACAGGTGCATCTCTGGGCTTGTTAgcatgttagcttagcacaccatcaaaacacgacaatttataagattaaaaccacattttttctccaaacttactagtcgattgttttaaataaccttctttgatgtgatgtggctttggatcaaaaatcagacagaaaatatatcattttaggctattctgcacaatgagaaaagctatctcgattagcattgcattataaatataatctactattatgaatacctgacatggcgtgaagaacacagataaaccacatatcgtcacaatcgtgtatttattactttcaaaagtgacgttctgtatgtttatatcaatgatTATAGCGGTCTGGTAGCCTCTGTTAGGTCCGTGTATGTCACATGACTGCCTCTTGTTCATCGTGTGTTATTTGTGGACTTGTGCGCCCTCCGGCTACTGGTATGGTTTGAACACACAGTAGTCAGTGTATACAGCGCTCATATGACGACAGCAGCGTGTTTTGggtaaaatttaataaaaattactcctctgtatagaaaattgacataaacgtatgacagtccatcaatatttctccaaatgtgcatgcttttaagctaaaagccccgagggatgttattttgtggagttttttcatgatgatcgtacagtttttttctcaatggctgagctgacgctcat
The Megalobrama amblycephala isolate DHTTF-2021 linkage group LG19, ASM1881202v1, whole genome shotgun sequence DNA segment above includes these coding regions:
- the LOC125253931 gene encoding uncharacterized protein LOC125253931; the encoded protein is MRSIAEYNTILISTRDTRSGRQLYSYRDRRDSRPCSLFRSFNLGFLPGMRFSPLSDAPTENPVESVLVIGDSITRNVKIETPATIVTCLPGARAPDVKANLKMLANAKRKYSKIIIHVGTNDVRLRQSEITKINIKEVCELANSMSAEVICSGPLPVCRSDEIVSRLSSLNGWLSKWCPQNNIGFIDNWKSFWGRPDLLKRDGIHPSRDGAALLSR